Below is a window of Chiroxiphia lanceolata isolate bChiLan1 chromosome 9, bChiLan1.pri, whole genome shotgun sequence DNA.
TGCAGCTAAATCACATTTGAGTTTGTTGTTCACATCAACAGATCAAGTCTAAAAATACTGTCTGTGTACAAGGGCATGGTTTTCCTAACAGCAACAGCTGCCAGAATCCATTAGTTCTCAGTTACAAAACTCagatgtcttaaaaaaaaaatcacaaagaacTCCTCTGTAAATCCCTGGTTTTCTGTTTCAACTCAATTTCTTACAACTGCTGAGTGATGCAGCTACATGATAAATGATTTCTACAATCTGGCTTTCACTGAAAATGCACTTGCATTCTCCACAGTCACTCCTCCAAAAATGTGGCATCTAATTCCTAACCCTTACTCTGTGGTTGTACAGAACAGTCGAGGTGTATGTATAAAAATGGAGGGGTATGTACAGACATGGAGGTGTATGTACAAATATGCTCCTTGCAGTCATGACTGGATTTTGAGAATATGAACACCTGAGAACACACTGACCAGGCAGAGAAGTTTTGCAGAACTCCACAGAAAAAGTTTCACACTTCCAAGTGCTGCTACCACGGAGGGAAGAGAACTGCTGACAAATTCCCTTGGGGTTCTGGGTTGACTTCCAGAAATGCCCTGGGAATCAAACCACCAAGAGGAATCCCTGCTTCCTCACTGATTTATCTGAGAACTCTGGTTATGAAGGAGGACAAAGAGTTCCCTTGTCTCGGGTCTTCTCTTGATGCTGCAAGGCTGGTTAAACCCTCGGGAGAAACAGCTCCGTGCCCCAGGCTGGCCGAGGGAGCAGGATGGGTCCCACTGTCCCAAAAGCATGGGCTGAGGGGGAAACAGGCTTCTTCCATCAGGGTAACGGTTAActtctggaaaatgaagaaatcctAGTGTCTACTTTGGGACAAGACACCAGCAGGATGGACCCCAGGGAGGTCACGGTGTGCAGGACTGCAAATAACCACCTCATGGACACAGAGCCAGAGACAGGCTCCTGCTTTCACTGACCAAATCTGCCATTCCATGGGGTTTGAGGAGCAGAACATAACTCTCTGATTCCAAGTTCTCGCTAACCTTCACGGTAGTTTCATGTTTTACTTCCATCACTGTTAATGATCTCTAGAAAGTTAACCTAAACTCCTGACTGATTTTGGGGCAGTGTTATTTTGAGGATTTGATggaattttaattcatttacaAGGATAACATTACTAAATTgaattgttttctcttgtcACCTCACTGGCCGTCAGCTTTGTCAGCCATTTCTCTTGTCACAGCCCCACTCACGAGGGCTCAAGGACAAGAGGTAAGAAAATCCTTCTCCAGCCATAAAGAATCTTTCACGTAAGCTCAGTGATTCAACAGCCAGTTTCAGCCTGGTTCTGCTTAGAGATACGAAGTACAAACTTTCTATTCCCAGACAGCAGAGTAAACCAGCCTTTGGGGATGGGGTTCTGGACGCCCGGTGTGCCCTTGTCCACCATGCAGAGAAACGTGGATTCCGCCTCCTCCCCTCCTACATCATGAGAAGGGGTTCATAAATAAGGAATAACAAAGCAgtggaaagaaatgcaaaggtCCTTAAAAAACAAGAGACGAAAAGCCAAGGAGGCTGCTGTAAATAAGGCACAGGGAACAGAAGGTGCTCGCAGAGCTAGGGGCACATTTTCTCATAAAACACTAAGTTTTGCTACAAggtggaaggaaataaaaaatcctaCATGATAGCCGACTGCAGTATCCTGCTCCCAGGCCCACTCCTTACGTCCTGCTTCCCTCCTCTGTacaaaacttgttttccttcttttgactCCAGTTCCTTCACCTGATTTTTCCAAACAGGCTGCACTTTTGCTGTCCTCTTGgacctctcccagcttctcTCCTACTAGCTTCCCACTCTGATACCCCCTgggctctgtccctgtccctgtttttcttccaagagGCTGTTCATGGACACGCTGTCCACAAGGAACAGGAATTCCCAGTGCCTCCTACCCTGCCCAAGCTGGTAGCCACGCATTGTCCTTCccaaaggaaggagggaggaggacTGGGGTCACCCCACGGTGGTGAGACAGGGACCTACCAGCAGCGGCGACCAGCAGGCCGAGAGGACACACATGATGCCGAGGAGCTGGATCAGCGTCTCCGTGGTGATCCGTCCCCACTGCTTGCTGGAGTGCGCCTCGGTGGCCTTGGTGCGGCAGCGGGACACCAGTGCCTCGATGGTGGCCAGGTTACAGGCCACGGTCACCACGAGGGacagcagccccagcacggCAAAGGTGGCGGCGAAGATGGTGCTGCCGCTGGGGCGGCCGTCGCCGGTGCTGATGAAGCACCATGTGCCGGGCCACTGCAGGGTGTACTGTCCGAGCCCGGCCACGGGCAGCAGGGCGAAGGCAACCACGGCAGCCCAGATGGCAAGCAGGCCGCCCTTGGTGAGCCGCGGGTTCATGTGGCTGGCGTACCAGTGCGGTGCCCGGATGGCCAGTGCCCGCTCCACGGCCATGGTGCTGGCGATGAGCAGCGGGCACAGCCCGAACACCGTCATGCTAAAGCCGAAGAAGACGCAGAGGTGCCCCGAGGGGTCCACGGCCTCCCAGGTGCGGTTGGCCAGGTAGACGGAGATGACGATGGGGCTGGTGAGCAGCTGGCCCAGCATGTCGGTGAGCGCCAGGGAGCCGATGCACAGCAGGAACGATCTCTTCCTGCGGCTGCCCTTGGCGCGGTAGCTGCGGGACACGAGCAGCATGGCCAGGGCATTGCCCACCATGCCCGTGATCATCATGGTCAGCGGGATGGCCACGGACACGGTGCCGCAACCCTCAGCCGCCCGCCCCATCCCGCTGCCTCGCTGCCCCGCGGCGCCGGGCTCGGTGGCGTTGGGAACGGGCTCGCACCGCTGCCAGGGGCTCATCCTGGCGCCGCGGAGCCGAGGAACAGAGCATAGAGCTGGGCAGCGAGCGGAGAGCCGACGGAAAGCGCGGGCGGACACCTTATAAGGGGGAGGTGGCTCGACCCGCCCTGAGGCGGCACCGCTCGGTCCCGACCCGCCCCTCCAAGCGAGCCGCCTCAGCCCGGGGCGGGAACGAGTCCCACCGTAAACCgcacactgaggggctggagcgtgtccagagaagggaatggagctagggaaggctctggagcaccaggagctgctgagggagctggggaggctcagcctggagaaaaggagtctcagggggaccttctcactctctgcaactccctgacaggagggtcgagccaggtgggggtcgggctctgctcccagggaacaagggacaggacagggggaaacagcctcaagctgtgtcagaggaggttcaggttggatattggggaagCTGAAGCAAGACGCTTACAGAGAATGGAActtccatcccctcccctgACAGCCCACAGAGTCCAGGGAATCCTGGAGTCCATCAGTCAGTGcttgattttcaaaatttactttttaagaAGGCTTTTCTGATACCTGAGTGAAAGACATCAGGTATCCaagaatcccagactggtttgggttgggaaggaccttaaagcccagcCAGTTCTgctcactagaccaggtggctccaagccccgtccaacactttcagggatggggcagcagtGACTTAAGAGGATTCTTACAGGGTGAGGGACAGACTGAACCTTACTCTGTCATTTCATCcatttaggctggatatcaggaaaaggttcttcccccagagggtggctggacactgaacaggctccccagggcagtggtcacagcaccaaggctgccagagctcaaggagtgtttggacaacgctcttagagacagggtgggattgctggggtgtcctgggcagggccaggagtgggactggatgatccttgtgggtctctcccaactcagaatattccatgTTCCTATGGAAACACCTTGAAGCTTTGTAAAAGCTCAGTTTGAATGCACTGCTGTTGAAAGCCAAAGACATTTTCAGAACTTAAAGAACCGAACTGATCTGAAAACACGCAATCTATTGGCCAGCTAAGTGGGACTCCAGCCATGGAGTCCCTGCCAGTGCAGGGTGACaatgaggggggggggggtgtgtccCCAAGACAAAGCACTCGCCGCACAGTTGACTCACAGGTTTTATTTACACTTGTCTACAGCATCATTTTGCCTTACACATTCTCTAAGCCAAATGAACCCATTGTTCTCCTTTGCCTGTGGCCTATGAGTTGCTAACTTTAACCCCCCTCATCTGTTAAGTACAGCAACAATTGGAATACAAAGCACAAGAAAACCCCAATGCTAACAACAGAGCGTCTACTTGATCTGAGTTGTACACTTTAGTAGTTGGACGTTGAAGTCAGAGGCACAGTTACAGACTAACCTGCTCTTGTGCAACCTACACACATTTAGCATCGAAattagagagaaaagaaagcattaaagaaaccgcattttttttttctgcaaaaagatTACCAAAATACTTCTACACCAAAAACATTTCGCTTCTAGACCAGTCCAAAAGAcgtctcaaaaaaaaaaaaaaaaggaaaaaagagcagaatGGAGTTCTTAAATGTTGCTCCGTTTGTTTCTGTGCAGTTTactgaaaaaagcagcaaatctgGGTTTGGGAGTTTTactactgaaataaatgcagataTATTGCTCTTTGTTTGCTTAAAACGGATTTTCCTCACCATACTTACCTTGTGATGGCACTGAAGACTTAAACCTTTCTTAACCAAACGGAGCTCAAGAGAGACCAAGTTTTATACTAAAATGGATTCCGCAAAGCATTTTAAGCCATAAATTATgttgcaggaaaaaagaatgatTGATAAAGAACACATTTAAGAAGCCAGAACCTTCTACACAGTTTATTCATTctcattttttgaaagaaaaataaaattgagataCCTTGAAAATTTTAGTCAGCCCAAAAGGGAATTTTACATACGGCCTGCGGAAGCTTCCCTTGATTCCAAGGAGCTAGTTCCAAACTCCTCCATGGCAGGACCAGATCCTAAATGATCCGTTTGTAAAAGGATCACGGAGTCCAGGGTTAGGAAACCACCACAGCCAACAGGGCCTTTGCTGGCTGCAGCAAAGAACTTCTATCTCCAACATCCTCGCTTCCCAAGAATGAAGGCTAAATTCCCTCTACGGAATCATGATGGACTGGGGGGTCTAAGAGCTGCTTTGCACTGAGCATTGCTAGAGAGGGGTGTCCATCTACACTGGTACTTCAACATGGAACAAGAACAAATCTTAGCCCTAAGCCCTCACACTGTCCCCAGGTGACTCCAGCCCTACCCTATGCTGTGGTCCCATGGGAGCTCCATCGCACACTCCGGAGGCGGCTACATAAAGCTCAGGGGGTTCTCCTCACATGGCTTTAGTCCAGGAGCAGAGCGGGATCAGGACATTCCCAACCTGCTCCTACATCTGAGGGAGCCAGAAATGGAGGAActgatctttaaaaataataaccttCCCCCCTCTCACACCACAGAACCTCCCGCCTCCACTGGGGGAGTTTATGGCTTAAAATGCTACCTCACGTTTTGGGTCATGGATGAACAAAGCTGCAGTTGCCAGAAAGCAAGGACAGACATGCACCTCTACTAGCAGATTTAGCACTTCTGACCAAGTAAGACACCAACTTCTTAAAAATGTCTCATGCACTGACTGgaattttggtggttttttttgtaaatgtgagctttaatacattatttctttttagaacTTGTACGGGAACCAGAATGGGAGGATCCGGAGGATGATCTGCGGCGTCTGCAAGATACAAATGGAGAAAGCATGCAAAGAAATAAGTGGAAATGAATTTTGGCATCAAATCTGAGCAGTCTGTATCCTACAATAGCTGGAAGCCAAGTATATCTGATAGGGGCCTTATTGAGTAACTTTAAGCCACTAATTTAATACTAAAAGTCTAAGTTTAATACTGAGAGTAGAATACAATTTCTAAATGCAATATTTACTTatgaaaataattcaataatGTACACAGTAACACTTTCACACACTGAAAGAAGGGTGAGCCAGGTCTTTCTATGGAACATGCTCCTACCAGGAGGAATTTCATTGGAGGgggggaaaataattaaaaaaaacaattacagaGGGTTTAACAAGAAGTAAGAGTAGGGGAAGTGAGAAAGCTATTTTTACTCTCAGAATAACTGATCAGATTCAATTCCTTCCCAGTGAATCTCAgtccttcagaaaaaataaaataaaaaatcacaCATTTCAATACACCCATTCTTATTCTACATAAACCCAAACCTTTCGGGTGACCGTGATCTCGATCGTCTTTTTTTGCGATCACCAGATGAAGAGGATCTAGAGCGGCTTCTCTTCTTGCCTCTCTCGGGGGAGGATGAGGAGCGAGAGCTTGAGTAAGATCTTTTCCTTGGGGTGGAAGACCCCCTGTAGGACCTGGAGCTGGATCTTTATtgattaagaaataaattagaTTTAATTCTGGTATCACAGAGAAAGCACAAAGAAAGAACAGACAGAGACAGTTTTCATGAACATTCACTACTCTACACCAGTGCTCTGTAAAGCAAATGGGGGGGCTTCCATACTTACTCCTGAGTTCTGCCAATAAAACTTCTGCCAGGTACTTTCCTGAATAAATTTTGCTAAATAGTCTTTCTTGATAAATGGACCACCACTGGTTTGGAAAGCTTTTCCCAGCATTCACCAAAATGACCCATTTTGACAAAAAAAGTATTGGGAGACTGGGCCAGGAAACTGCCTCTGTAAGGACCTTCCTCAGCAGTTAAAAttcagaaagtgaaaaaaaccccagagatcTAAAGCTCATTTAATCCCATTTCATTTCATATCTTAATGGATATTTCACACTGGAGATTTGactaaaacagtgaaaaatttaGAAAGTATATTTACAAATCTTAGAATAAATCTGTGTAGAGATTGAAATCTTCCTCCAccaaaataatgtaaaaagCCTTTTAGAatatagtaaaaatattttaaaaaaggtctTAGAATACAGTAAttttgacataaaaaaaaattaaaatgaaccATCTTCACTTACAGCACTCAAAAATCACTTtggctttctaaaaaaaaaaaaaaaccaaggaaaaaccACTTGTGGAAAAAGTAAGAGCTAAAAAGTCCTAAACTGTCCTTTCAAAATGACATAAAATGCCTAAAATGCCAAGCTAATGTGCTGGGGACACTCTGTAAATGGCCATGTGGCACCTCAAACAACCCAGCTCAGCTGAGGAGCCCCTTCAGCCTCTAGT
It encodes the following:
- the PTGER3 gene encoding prostaglandin E2 receptor EP3 subtype; translated protein: MSPWQRCEPVPNATEPGAAGQRGSGMGRAAEGCGTVSVAIPLTMMITGMVGNALAMLLVSRSYRAKGSRRKRSFLLCIGSLALTDMLGQLLTSPIVISVYLANRTWEAVDPSGHLCVFFGFSMTVFGLCPLLIASTMAVERALAIRAPHWYASHMNPRLTKGGLLAIWAAVVAFALLPVAGLGQYTLQWPGTWCFISTGDGRPSGSTIFAATFAVLGLLSLVVTVACNLATIEALVSRCRTKATEAHSSKQWGRITTETLIQLLGIMCVLSACWSPLLITMLKMIWGRTFEHCKGVPGEAPGSELHRECNFFLTAVRLASLNQILDPWVYLLLRKILLQKFCQAANAVSKCSNTECKERSITLSEEIRRTTA